Genomic DNA from Vespa velutina chromosome 6, iVesVel2.1, whole genome shotgun sequence:
GCTGGTTTCTGAACTGTCATTGTCTTTAGATTGATTGCTGCCTTTTGAACTGTTGCCATCTTTAGAGTCATTGCTGTTTCCTGAACTGcctttttctttagaattattattttttcctgaACTATTTTTCTGTTTAGAGTCATTGCTGGTTTCTGAACTGTCATTGTCTTTAGATTGATTGCTGCCTTCTGAACTGTTGCCATCTTTAGAGTCATTGCTGTTTCCTGAACTGcctttttctttagaattattattttttcctgaACTATTTTTCTGTTTAGAGTCATTGCTGGTTTCTGAACTGTCATTGTCTTTAGATTGATTGCTGCCTTCTGAACTGTTGCCATCTTTAGAGTCATTGCTGTTTCCTGAACTGcctttttctttagaattattattttttcctgaACTATTTTTCTGTTTAGAGTCATTGCTGGTTTCTGAACTGTCATTGTCTTTAGATTGATTGCTGCCTTCTGAACTGTTGCCATCTTTAGAGTCATTGCTGTTTCCTGAACTGcctttttctttagaattattattttttcctaaaCTATTTTTCTGTTTAGAATCATTGCTGGTTTCTGAACTGTCATTGTCTTTAGATTGATTGCTGCCTTCTGAACTGTTGCCATCTTTAGAGTCATTGCTGTTTCCTGAACTGcctttttctttagaattatttttttttcctgaacTATTTTTCTGTTTAGAGTCATTGCTGGTTTCTGAACTGTCATTGTCTTTAGATTGATTGCTGCCTTCTGAACTGTTGCCATCTTTAGAGTCATTGCTGTTTCCTGAACTGcctttttctttagaattattattttttcctgaACTATTTTTCTGTTTAGAGTCATTGCTGGTTTCTGAACTATCTTCGTTGTCTTCTGTACTTTGTTGTTTGCTATTTCCAGTCTTTCCAGTGTTTATAGAACTACTTCCACTTCCATTGTTTATATTGGAGTTATTATCTGCTCCGTTTTTTGAGCCATGTGATTTTTTACTCTCTCCATCGTAATCATCATTTTGTGAACCTTTTGAATTATCAGATTTTGTATTGTCTCCAAATATGTGTTTTAAATGACCATGACCTTCCTtggaattttcattattattctccaAATGTTTTGAGTTGTTATCATCCAacttattgatatttatattagggTTGTCGTTCTGTGTATTTTCGTTGCTCGTTTTAATTTCCGGATTTTCATTTTCGGCCGACTGAGATAAAATATCAACGATTAGAACttttatgtttaaaatattattttattcctttatataCTTACCCTTATGTATCTTAGACCCGATACAAAATTGTCTCGAAATATCGTACGACTCAAGACGAGATTCTTTGAAACAATTAAAAgtagaaatatacatattaattttccCATCTTCGAAACTgtcctctttttctactttcgttatttctgAACCGTTCACAGTGGCTTGTAAAGGAAAAATGCAAGGAAGTCGATGAATTAcctgattatttatattattccgggcatttaaaatgttcttttttcagtTTATCACAttgataagattattttaaaataatcgttaagtcgaagtaaataaattgtttctttttaccaAATTTGTACTCTTCTTAGTGATACGGTTAATTCGTTCGTCCTTGTTAATGACTTAACGTAACTATATCTTCAAATGAAtgcatttgttattattttttttttttttttcataaacttTTAAACAATTGTTGATGCAATATAAATACTTTGTGAAACTTATACTCCAACAACGAAGCGCTTAGACCCGTAAGAAATTTTCATAGATATgcgataatatcataaatgttttattaaatattaatttgtttattatttaattattaaataataataacattgtaATATTCGTTGAACGACGAATTACGAtggtattgataataaaaaaaggggaatatagaacaaagaaaataaaaaaatactataaaaaattataattaatgtcgTCATATTTATCATCTCGTTTGTATGATTGCAACCTATGTACctattataatagataattgtTTCTAATAAAAAGTAGTCGACGAATAAATACTtcagaataagaaaaaaaaaataaatacaaaaaataataataataaacgaatgcACCAACCATATGAATActacgtgtttttttttttttgttacgaagatcattcgtaataatatcaaaagaaaataattatagaagtATATAGTAGtaagatgataataaagatggtCCAGTCCTCAGCCAACATTATTTCTGAGTAATTGATTTACCGCTGTCAATGTGGAAATCGGTATCTGtaaggaaaaatttttgtgaagaagaaaaaattaaaaattacaaattaaaaat
This window encodes:
- the LOC124949721 gene encoding dentin sialophosphoprotein-like isoform X1; the protein is MGKLICIFLLLIVSKNLVLSRTIFRDNFVSGLRYIRSAENENPEIKTSNENTQNDNPNININKLDDNNSKHLENNNENSKEGHGHLKHIFGDNTKSDNSKGSQNDDYDGESKKSHGSKNGADNNSNINNGSGSSSINTGKTGNSKQQSTEDNEDSSETSNDSKQKNSSGKNNNSKEKGSSGNSNDSKDGNSSEGSNQSKDNDSSETSNDSKQKNSSGKKNNSKEKGSSGNSNDSKDGNSSEGSNQSKDNDSSETSNDSKQKNSLGKNNNSKEKGSSGNSNDSKDGNSSEGSNQSKDNDSSETSNDSKQKNSSGKNNNSKEKGSSGNSNDSKDGNSSEGSNQSKDNDSSETSNDSKQKNSSGKNNNSKEKGSSGNSNDSKDGNSSEGSNQSKDNDSSETSNDSKQKNSSGKNNNSKEKGSSGNSNDSKDGNSSKGSNQSKDNDSSETSNDSKQKNNSGKNNNSKKKGSSGNSNDSKDGNSSEGSNQSKDNDSSETSNDSKQKNSSGKNNNSKEKGSSGNSNDSKNNDSSEDNTNSKSDHNNKKHKKREDSNNIGSSDNSSNNNNNNNNSDNNNNNNNGTSLKGTGENSSLSGGNILSNLLKLVYNLLSSILNSIINLVTLPIEGIINLVTSLVGGIVELLTSLPSVLGNLLKGIVNLLHNILSNPANILTYLLNAVIDLLKSVFNLVGSLLNNILEAVVKLLDSILPKSLTSLLGI
- the LOC124949721 gene encoding dentin sialophosphoprotein-like isoform X2; this translates as MGKLICIFLLLIVSKNLVLSRTIFRDNFVSGLRYIRSAENENPEIKTSNENTQNDNPNININKLDDNNSKHLENNNENSKEGHGHLKHIFGDNTKSDNSKGSQNDDYDGESKKSHGSKNGADNNSNINNGSGSSSINTGKTGNSKQQSTEDNEDSSETSNDSKQKNSSGKNNNSKEKGSSGNSNDSKDGNSSEGSNQSKDNDSSETSNDSKQKNSSGKKNNSKEKGSSGNSNDSKDGNSSEGSNQSKDNDSSETSNDSKQKNSLGKNNNSKEKGSSGNSNDSKDGNSSEGSNQSKDNDSSETSNDSKQKNSSGKNNNSKEKGSSGNSNDSKDGNSSEGSNQSKDNDSSETSNDSKQKNSSGKNNNSKEKGSSGNSNDSKDGNSSEGSNQSKDNDSSETSNDSKQKNSSGKNNNSKEKGSSGNSNDSKQKNSSGKNNNSKEKGSSGNSNDSKNNDSSEDNTNSKSDHNNKKHKKREDSNNIGSSDNSSNNNNNNNNSDNNNNNNNGTSLKGTGENSSLSGGNILSNLLKLVYNLLSSILNSIINLVTLPIEGIINLVTSLVGGIVELLTSLPSVLGNLLKGIVNLLHNILSNPANILTYLLNAVIDLLKSVFNLVGSLLNNILEAVVKLLDSILPKSLTSLLGI